tattcaactatgccgaggtaaattcaatttttgattcaatggcacctttaaagaaatgaTTCTTACAATAGCATCTCAACATCTCTGCTTGCAAAAACCAAAAGGATAGTGATCGGAGGAACTACAGGATCTTGAGAGTGTTGAAGGAGAACTTCTCTCTGTTGTCTGTCTTGAAGTAAAAGTTTTTACAATGGCTAATAGACAAAATCCTCAACACTGTGATAACTGATTTACTGTACAGCTTTTCCTTTGATCGCTATCATGCATGGTTGAAGTTTGCACAGATTTATGACCTCAAACACTGCCAGAGAAAACTATTTCCCCAGTAACATCTTCAGTACCTCCTGTGTGAACTGACAGATTTGTGATTACATGTAAATGACCCTAAAAAACCATAATGCGTTATGATTTGTTGGTATCCAGTCATATTTTTAATGGCTTGACATTGTAAGTTTAGCGTTTTATGAGAGAATGCACCATTTGCTGACGGGGATAAAACTAAACTCTTGCCAGTTTAAATAAAGGAACCTGGAGACAGATTACTTTTGGCATTTAGCACGATAGACTATTTTTAACATGTCTATTTCCTTGGTTTTTATGGGTTTCTAGTGTGTTACTAACAAAAATAAGGAAACGTATTGATTGCAATTTTTGAAGCCCCGCGGCCCGCCCCCTTTCAGCGCTGTGCTCGTTGTGTTGagtcttccggtttgtatttccacagcaaaGAAAGATTACGGATTTATGAAAGAACCgcttgttttaaaatcttcccggtctactgacatttgttatgacatccGCTTCAATCATTACAATGCAGATGATAACTTTCGTTAACTATACAATAAGTCAATCCACGTCACCAGCTAATTAGTGTTCGACAACGGTGTCGTAGAAATATACAGAGCGAAGGCAAACGGAAGTTCAATGACAAAATGGCTGCGCTATCGTTCCTCTGGCGCACAAGGtctaatattttgaataaacaaatggttgaaaaatatacaatttaattaacaaatgaatgcattatttttagaCACTGCACTTACATTTGAATCACCTATACATTTGCTTATACAAAAAAACcctataatattatttaaagatGCACAATATACAGATTTTAGCCAATATTTGCATTTTCTTAATTATCACTGGCACTGGTGATTTGATTTTTCTTATATTGGAAGCAGATATCAAGCATATTTTTCCAACTCAACTTCCAACCTTTTCTTTTCAACTCAAACTTTTACAATGCCAgattatgaaaatattccatgcacattaaatcattttaattctaCTGTATTGATTTATATCAATCATCATATCACCAATATTATTCTACTATACAGACATGTCAcaaaaatcaacatttaaatCAATTAATGGCCAATGACTTCATTGAAATCAATGATTTCTGTAATAAATTCATCTTTTAATGCAAACTTCGCCACATCTCCATGTAAAACAAAGTTAACAGATTCAATTGAACAATTTAACAAGCACGATATCAAGCACATCTTTCTATGTGCATCAGATTTATCCTCAATGTCCCATTAGAAAACTGTCAGTGACAAGCATTTTGGCTCCAACAACAAACATGTTACATCAGAACAGCTTTGGGTGCACGAGTCACTGACAACTGGAGCATTACCATGGAGACTGATAACAATttgtatttacaaaaataggTCCGGGAGGCTGTAGTTGCTTCCACATGCATTAACAGAAGCACAGTTCTGCCTGACAGAGTCTGAATGTCGCCCGATCACACATCTTGTTCCCTGCTGGAAAATCTTGTAGCTGTTCTTGGAAATCATCTCTGCCTGCTCCAAATTCTCAAATGCTTCCGCTGCTACTCCGAAAATAAAATTGTGAAGGCCATGATGATACAGCAAAATGCCACGTAAGGGCTTTTGCGCTCACCTGAAAAGTAATGTAAAAGATCATTACCaccaaaataataaatcatactAAAGAAGAACAAACCATACATGACACGGTAGCTTTAGTGACGCTGCGTACCTATTCTTGCACATTTCCAGAATATTCCAAGAAATCTGAGGGCAAAAGGAAAGGGTTTAAGGTTATTGCTTGAACAGATATAatgtaaaacaattaaaaatgaaaccATATTAACATCAGCAGCAGCTCTGTGAACTGTGCACTGACTTTACTCatttaaattagaaaaaaaaatgaccaataATATTACAACAAATGCAACATTTGCATAGAATATCAAAATTTACATACACTCCACAGAAAATGTCAcatcttttatttcagttttaatgtAAATCAACAACTGCCAGACAAGGTTAATTaacaaaattgttaaatttaacTCCTTTCTAAGATAAAATGGACCACAAAATGCCAAAAAAGCAAACATGTTATTAGTCTTGCTGCCGTAAaataagtaatattaataaatgattaatatatgaagacttcagatgccaaagcctctaagtgccgtctgaaattttcttctaaaatgagcatttttatcaagctcatatgtttaggttcagtaatttcactttaatggcaattaatagttcattttcattgccattaaagtgaaattactgaacataaacatacaagcttgataaaaatgaagaaaatttaAGATGGCACTTACAGGCttaagtcttcatatatattttattcagcaaggatgcattaaattgatgcattaaagtgacagtaaagacatttataaggttacaaaagatttctatttcaaataaatgctgttcttttgaactttctattcatcaaagaatcctgaaaaaaaatgtatcagggtttttatataaatattaaaaataatattagcagcacaaccgttttcaacattgatattaatgatacatttttcttaagcatcaaatcagcatgttagaatgatttctgaaggatcatgtgacactgaagactggagtaatgatgctgaaaattcagcttcaacatcacaggaataaattacacttaaaataaattcagatagattttactatatttttgatcaaataaatgcagtcttagAAGAGAAAGTCTGTAAATGTGTATATCTGTTAAATGTTGATTTAGCAGTACTTCATGGCTTGAAACAGACATTGACGAGTAAAAGAAAAAGCAGAGGGCCGCAGTCTAGAGCAGCTTCAGTCTACTGACTGCTTGTCTAGGAAGCGTGAAGCAGAAGATTACAGGGGGCAGAACTAGATGACTGACGAGATTCACAGGGGCTAAAATGTCATAACAGACGCCTGACAGAACGGAGATCTATGAGCAGACGGGCATCTGGCATGAACAGAAACAACAAACAGAGGTCAGCGAGAACATCCACTGTCAACAGTCTGCGCAGAGCCCTGGGAACTAAACCGTGCCTCCGTTTTACCAAAATTAAACAAAGCCTTAACACACTTCTCCAGGGATTCATACCCTTGTCCTTCACATCAATCGTACAAACGTGACTTAATATTTTATGTCCTTTCTCCCGATCATTTACTTTGTGAGCTGCCAGTTTCTGTCCATGAGTACTTTGCTGTAATTCACTATAAACGCCAAAATGGACGTGTGTCACAgtgaaaacaaacacagttaCCGGTAACAAACAAGGCTCAGTTGTACGCAGTTTGGGGGGGTGCGAAAACCATTACTTTAATACGTAGCGACTCCAGCTAATTTGTCTTGGATAATGCATGTGTTTGTTGAGATCAGATCGCTGGATGTGAATTATCTCCTTCATTTTCTGGTCCTGTCGTCTGAAGTCCAAACATGTGGTGAACATCTTGTTGCTCGAGTTCGACATTAGAGGATCAGTTCATTTCTCAGACATCTCCCCAAAACAAACAATGACCAATGACACTGAACTTAGATTATAAAATATGGAGTTGATTTTCAGTTCACTTATTCGCCTTAAGAAAATTACCGATTGTTTCTGGGAATTAAAGCctaattttttttaaggtaTCCTATAataaggtcaaaaaacactttaaattttgcataatatacattgcagtaAGGCTGTCACGATTCCTCGATTCAATTGGAGTActcgatttttaaaaaatcctggATTGCAGTTTGCACATGTCGAATAACCAGCCAAAATACCCTGATACTCCCTGCCAGATTATATTACCCCACTAGTactggtaggtttaggagtaggtaTGGGGGAGGGGTTAGGGGTGGGGTTAAGATTAGGCAATCAGGTAGCGACTTCAAcgaggggggtaataatttggcagggggTCGAAATTCAGCACAACACCGGAAGTGGTGCATTCCACGGATGAGAATCCATGAACCTTATTATTAGACCGTTTTcacaatgtattaaaaaaaacatttaaaaatgataatatagCATAGTGCTATTGTGaaatcacaaaggctgcatcTTCAAAAAACTTCATCATCTCTACAGaatctgttctttcttttaggagacaatggCCCGATTTCACAGATAGGGCATCGCCTAAACCAGTATTAGGTCTTAgttcaattaagatatttaagtagcttttataaacatactctagaaaaaaacattactagtGTGCCTCttcagacaaaacaatggcagtgacatattttaagatctgtcagtacaagtttctttcagttaaaacagctcaaacatgcactttagtctgggactagcttaagccttgtctgtgaaatcgGGGGAATAACTCTAAATGttgtgcatttttatatttgaaactttgcagaccttttacattcacaaacagctatattacacactacatgaaaggtaatatctgaaaagcacaatagGGGAACTTTAGTTGTGTTTGtattaaatgataaaacaaaTCCAGACCTGTTTGGACAGCAACTTTAACCTTTAAATCACCGGTCTTTAGGTGCTTAAAGCAGAAAGACTTTCTTACATCCAtggcatatttattttaaaatggtcAGAATGTGTGCTATATACATATGCAGATGGCAGTAAACGTACCCAGTTTTGTTCTTATCCAGCAGGCTGGGAGCGAGAGCTCGAATATACGCGCAGGTGCAGATGAGCAGTAAGATAACTGTCAACAGACTCTGGAAATTAAATATGGCAGACtgcaagagaaaaagagaggaaattaataattaatcacttattaatGAACAACTGAACTTATAAGAACTGTAACCCCAAaaaagccacgcaaaatcgcgttcagtatcgaagatgaatcgacttcgataatgaacccgattttgcgtggcttgtccgtgaactacggctctgtctattaaaaggcgctccatttgaaagcaggtgatggcgatttagcggtaatcagggaaccggctttactgacgaaatgcgcgtgagaatcgcatgcgatatatcgcccagccctattaaTTTAGtgattgcattttatttatttatttttttttattttttttgagattgcataaataatatttaattgccagaaatcacttttttttttgtgcattttatgAAATCCCCAAagcaataaaaatacagtagaaacagtaatattgtaaaatataattacaatttaaaataactaactttaatatattttaaatgcaatttattctaGTGACGCTAGAATTGTAAAAAAGCTGAATTGTaattattttgtgcatttaaaaaaaaatagcaacattTCATCAAATGTGCAAAAATAAGTAATATCTGgcaattaaaattatttttatgcaatttccaaatatgtatTTACAAATTTAGGAAAATAGCTAAGAAAAATATAATGACaagtacatttattaaaaaaaaaaaatccattaaaaattgtttatatattgtatataattgtaatattgttaattatttatatatttataaatataatctacatatatatataaatatcaattaatacattattatatatatgaaaagtctaaaatgaaaatgaataatttatatatatatatatatatatatatatatatatatacacacacacacacacacatagatagatacattttatatatatatatatatatatatatatatatatatatatatatatatatatatatatatatatatatattattcattttcatttcagacTTTCATTCACCATTACTTCatcttaattttgatgattttctgattttctgttttctttggagactgcataaataatatttcattgcAGTTGGCTTGAGTTCAAGGCCCATGTTCTCACTGCCACATCACACTCGCAGCTCAGTACTCAACACTGTCAAACGGTGAATTCAACAGAACTCAACTGTGACAGTTCAGTATTGTGCAGGACAGAGCGATATGAACACTGCCTTCATCAACACGACCAGCTGCTTTCTGTTGTTTATATTCCTGCATCACATTTAACAGTTCGCTTCTGCTGCCATCGTGTTCATTTCCACTGACCCGTGGGCAGATTTATCGCTACATCAGACAGCATGCGAGGACGTACCAGTCAATTAAATCAACCCGACAGCTCGTTTCTATTTCACTTTGTacaaactattttaaaataacagttttataCTCACCATCTTGATATCCCCGGCGAGCCAACTCACACATCCGGTGTAGGGTGGAAATTGCGTCACCGGTACGGCAGCCTGGAAGCGCGAAGGATCGAAAAGCCGGATGAGCAGAGAGGAAATGAAAGCAAGTGCTGCTGCAGGACTGTGTTAGATTGAGTTCAAACTGATTTAACATACAACATCCATTTCATCTCGGAATGAGGTGAGACTTTGCATGTGTAGAGCGCAATGTGATCGCGATATGACTGAGTTTGGAGGGAAAGGCGCCTGTTTATGATAAATATGATGGTGTTTGTGTTCTCTGTTGAAATGCTGATTAGTTTCCTGtcataaacaaaacacaaactaaTTCCTGCATCAGTCATAAAATGATGCATACAAAAGATATAAACAAGCAAGAAATATGAGAAACGTAATTTGTTTTTAGCTGAAATATAAGAGCATTGAAGAGGGTTCTTATCAACattacatgttttgttttgattccTGTAGTTAGTATTAttgctgtaaaataaaaatattattaataatagatagattaaaatataatacaaatttgtttatactctttctctctctctctctctctctctctctctctctctctctctctctctatatatatatatatatatatatatatatatatatatatatatatatatatatatatatatatatatatagtataaacAAATATACATATGTACAGGGTGcgattatatatatacatatatacagggTGTGATTTGTAGGGAatacattatataatgtattccctacaaatcgcaccctgtatatatttgtttatatatatattagaatgatttctgaaggatcatttgactggattaatgatgctgaaaattcagctttgatcacagaaataaattatattaaaatattctataaaatattctataatattatattatattaagaaatatattatattaaaatagaaaagcaatattttaaatggtaataatattgtgtatatatgtgtgtgtgtatatatatatatatatatatatatatatatatatatatatatgtgtgtgtgtgtgtgtatatgtgtgtatatatatatatatatatatgtatatgtatatatatatatatatatatatatatatgtatatgtatatgtatatatatatatatatatatatatatatatatatatatatatatatatatatgtgtgtgtgtgtgtgtgtgtgtatatatatatatatatatatatatatatgtgtatatatatatgtatgcccATACCAGGTTGGTGTATTTATTTTCATGGCACCATGTtgtattgtcattactatggcAACATGTTGTAAGGGTAAATGAGATATGAATTAACATGATGTGGATCTATCGGATGTAAAAAGGCACGGTCTATGAATTCTAGTTTTTCCAACACAAAAACTATAGTgatgtcttttccatgtggtgctggaactttgttttggttttgttcccATTTTCACATGAACACAAAATGGGATGTATCATAATCTTTATCCTTTTGACAAGCAgataatgtttacatttatttatacatttatttattatgaaattacataattaATTTTTGTGAGGAGTTGATGTTTTTATCTTCATGCAAAGACATTTACAGTGATGCTTGATGTGTTCATGCTTGAGTAGCTGAGGTTTTTGCGGTCTGTGATGTCATACTATCATTTTCACACTAGACAGTAGCCAAAGACACCCGTCTGATCACACTGAGGCTTTTGTTACAGAATTGACTATTTCCTTGCCTGCGATGCTCTCTGGTGATTCTGTCAGTCTAAAATTGTTTATGGACGTACAAAACACAAGCCATTTGTTTCAACAATCTCTTTTTTCATTGAGGATTAGCATTTTTTCCACTTTAAAAACTAGAAATTGTGGGACTTTTCCCTTAAAGATAGACTTTTGAATTGATTTATTGTGTTTTGTATCTGACTGCTGATGACTTTTGGGAACAGGAGCAAGCCATAAATCTACAGCTTTTGGTGGACTATGAATATCTCTATTCATGGGTGGAACATATTGCTCAGAAAAATCAGAAATATGCAAAATGTGGAATGCAGAAACAATAATGTTTTGGTCTCATGAAACCTGTAAAGTCAGGGTTTAGGTcatatttcactttaaaatcaAAGGAAAATGTAAGaaattttttgcattgtgaaatAATTTCCATGGCAGTTAAACATGTTAACGTAAAATTATCAGTACTACAGAGTCCCTAAAGGgacatacagggagtgcagaattattaggcaagttgattttctgatcatatttttttcccaagcacattttaccaattccaatccacatcaatcttaataactacttgTAACGAAGTTCGtcaatacgggaagaaggaggcgggaaccggcgaacattcaacaaaactttaattagaaataaacaaagaacaaaacgaaagtaatgccggcagaccctcgcggacgtctgccggccacacaaacataataaaacataacataaagtccaggcctggtcctctctcgtccttcactgtagtcgctcctccttttatgctcccggagctcctccgtgagggactcaaggccggtgcgcctcccaggtgaagctcattaacactcgcgccaccggcctcgcgccgttccctcacggctctcgcccgccctggtcgccacatacccccatcgcccctcgcaggccggggggtactcccgagactgcgctctactcccccccggggcctgtctcggcggccgcagcacctgggggtaaggacagacgagacgagagaaaggagacggaagcaaggggagcgacaggacgagagaggggagagaggaaaaaagagaaaaaaaaaaattcttggtccggttccccgaCACACTGCCgttcggtcctcagccagccgggaggctcttcctcgcggtgccatgcggtggcactggacgctcggtggacggcccgatcctcgaccgcctcctggcggccggcgatggctcctccggactgagggcagccggcagcgagtcccccgttccctcttggacggcagccaccccacctcgtcccaggggcacagcctcgagctctccgtcccacctgtcactaggctccagcaccaccgcctcgggcagcctctcgcggtctatacacactcccgcgctgcccgaactccgcagcaccgcgatccccctcagcagcgagggctcttcgacagcatgtccctccttcctcccgggtttcggcaccaatgtaacgaaGTTCGtcaatacgggaagaaggaggcgggaaccggcgaacattcaacaaaactttaattagaaataaacaaagaacaaaacgaaagtaatgccggcagaccctcgcggacgtctgccggccacacaaacataataaaacataacataaagtccaggcctggtcctctctcgtccttcactgtagtcgctcctccttttatgctcccggagctcctccgtgagggactcaaggccggtgcgcctcccaggtgaagctcattaacactcgcgccaccggcctcgcgccgttccctcacggctctcgcccgccctggtcgccacactactattaatattgtttttaatcatttataagtgatatataattgttcatgaaggctggaaatgaaaaatgccttatattcaggtgtgcagaattattaggcaagttttcttttacaggcaaaatgagccaaaaaagagatttaactcagactgaaaagtcaaaaattattaaatactcatgagaaggacgcaatactaatgcaatactagaaattgcaaagttaaagcatgaccaagggacagcaaaatgctcattgggtcagtggggtcagacaaaaacaggtggaaaagaaaagacacatgttaactgcaaaataattaagaattaaggtgaagaattaagtgtgaaaccatcaggaaccctttagtctccagcgccaccattttccagaactgcaacctacctggagtctccagaagtgcaaggtgtcaggatctcagagacttaggttagctaaagaatccta
This genomic stretch from Megalobrama amblycephala isolate DHTTF-2021 linkage group LG2, ASM1881202v1, whole genome shotgun sequence harbors:
- the tmem167a gene encoding protein kish-A → MSAIFNFQSLLTVILLLICTCAYIRALAPSLLDKNKTGFLGIFWKCARIGERKSPYVAFCCIIMAFTILFSE